The following proteins are encoded in a genomic region of Camelus ferus isolate YT-003-E chromosome 8, BCGSAC_Cfer_1.0, whole genome shotgun sequence:
- the TAGAP gene encoding T-cell activation Rho GTPase-activating protein, with amino-acid sequence MKLTSSCNASKTLNATNMETLIECHSEGDIKEHPLLASCQSEDSLCHLIEIKKRKKVLSWLFLMRRLSSSSDFPGASEPELKASLFDQPLSAICSNNDTLPRPIQDILTILCLKGPSTEGIFRKAANEKARKELKEELNSGGAVDLKSLPVHLLAVVFKDFLRSIPLKLLSCDLFEEWMGALEKQSEEDRIEALKQVAAKLPRPNLLLLKHLVSVLHLISRNSEVNRMDASNLAICIGPNMLTPDNDQHLSFEARRDVNNKVKMLVEFLIDNCLEIFGETIPAHSSTASDDSLEHTDGSDMSTLLNDSAYDSNDPDPDMDSSPGRRPQGPSDPAAGLEPRGQQHTWEPIASTVARLKGSLSQVDRRYSDPSMASIPKHLEGWKTNQKLTRSEDDFTLARAASCFASEEAEDPFSEEVFPAAQGKNQRPQDLRVQDSTQVLGLPHRPAPQAASSGSLDTSPDGSPVTSPSSPKRNFFFTRHQSFTKAEKSKPSREIKKHSMSFSFASHRRVLTKTPSSEAVRAKAITRDQANRGLKKESQLAGRIVQENASEVHGQTAGEFHSGSCALSVEYVFPQRSPGSPPSYEEAMRHQALELAAVGAQTVGSMRARMLSLDSGLPPPLPSHRGGDARNTCSQEPLGGHRRWPRTGSWTESGTVCASIETRGQVTVPGRPELQRPRTVLEPRQQGEQDSLLRRCYHPVFEAEQLRYAKESYV; translated from the exons ATGAAGTTGACCAGCAGCTGCAATGCT tcaaAAACACTAAATGCCACTAATATGGAGACATTAATTGAATGTCACTCAGAG GGTGATATCAAGGAACATCCTCTGTTGGCATCATGTCAGAGTGAAGACAGCCTTTGCCACCTAATTG aaattaagaagagaaagaaggtgcTGTCCTGGCTCTTTCTCATGAGAAGGCTTTCCTCTTCGTCAGACTTTCCTGGGGCTTCGGAGCCAGAGTTGAAGGCGTCGCTATTTGACCAGCCCCTGTCAGCCATCTGCAGCAACAACGACACGCTCCCCAGACCCATCCAG GATATCCTCACTATTCTGTGCCTTAAAGGCCCTTCCACTGAAGGGATATTCAGGAAAGCAGCCAACGAGAAAGCCCGCAAGGAGCTCAAGGAGGAGCTCAACTCTGGAGGCGCGGTGGACCTCAAAAGCCTCCCTGTGCACCTCCTGGCCGTGGTCTTCAAG GACTTCCTCAGAAGTATCCCGCTGAAGCTTCTGTCCTGTGACCTGTTTGAGGAGTGGATGGGCGCCCTGGAGAAGCAGAGTGAGGAGGACAGGATTGAGGCCCTGAAGCA GGTTGCAGCGAAGCTCCCGCGGCCCAACCTCCTGCTGCTCAAGCACCTGGTCTCTGTGCTCCACCTGATCAGCAGGAACTCTGAGGTCAACAGGATGGATGCCAGCAACCTGGCCATCTGCATCGGACCCAACATGCTGACCCCAGACAACGACCAGCACCTGTCGTTCGAAGCCCGGAGAGACGTGAACAATAAG GTTAAGATGCTGGTGGAATTTCTCATCGATAACTGCTTGGAAATATTTGGGGAGACCATTCCAGCACATTCCAGCACTGCTTCTGATGATTCCCTGGAACACACTGACGGTTCAG ACATGTCAACCCTGCTGAACGACTCGGCCTACGACAGCAACGATCCCGACCCCGACATGGACTCCTCCCCCGGCAGGCGGCCCCAGGGGCCCTCGGACCCGGCTGCCGGCCTGGAGCCCAGAGGCCAGCAGCACACCTGGGAGCCCATTGCCAGCACGGTGGCCAGACTGAAGGGCTCCCTCAGTCAGGTGGACCGGAGGTACTCGGACCCCAGCATGGCATCCATCCCCAAGCACCTCGAGGGctggaaaacaaaccaaaaattaaCGCGAAGTGAGGATGACTTCACCCTGGCCCGGGCAGCCTCCTGTTTTGCAAGCGAGGAAGCTGAGGACCCATTTTCTGAGGAGGTGTTTCCTGCAGCTCAAGGCAAAAACCAGAGGCCCCAGGACCTGAGGGTGCAGGACTCGACTCAGGTTTTGGGGTTACCGCATAGACCGGCGCCCCAGGCCGCCTCCAGTGGCTCTCTGGACACTTCCCCCGACGGCTCGCCCGTGACTTCTCCTTCCAGTCCCAAAAGAAACTTCTTCTTCACCAGACACCAGTCTTTCACAAAGGCTGAGAAAAGTAAGCCCAGCAGAGAAATCAAAAAGCACTCCATGTCGTTCTCCTTTGCCTCTCACAGAAGAGTGCTGACCAAAACCCCCAGCTCTGAGGCTGTGAGAGCCAAGGCCATCACCAGGGACCAAGCAAATAGAGGGTTGAAAAAAGAAAGCCAGCTCGCTGGCCGAATTGTCCAGGAGAACGCCTCTGAAGTCCACGGCCAAACAGCTGGAGAGTTTCACTCGGGGTCCTGCGCCCTCTCGGTGGAGTACGTGTTCCCTCAGAGGAGCCCGGGAAGCCCACCCTCCTACGAGGAGGCCATGCGGCACCAGGCCTTGGAGCTTGCGGCCGTCGGGGCCCAGACGGTGGGCAGCATGAGGGCCAGGATGCTCAGCCTGGACTCAGGCTtgccacctcctctcccttcccaccgTGGAGGGGATGCAAGAAACACGTGCAGTCAAGAGCCACTGGGCGGGCACCGACGGTGGCCCAGGACTGGGAGCTGGACGGAGAGCGGGACTGTCTGTGCTTCTATAGAAACGAGAGGACAGGTGACTGTCCCCGGGAGGCCAGAGCTGCAGCGGCCGAGAACTGTGTTGGAGCCTCGCCAGCAGGGCGAGCAGGACTCCCTGCTCCGACGGTGTTATCACCCCGTCTTTGAGGCCGAGCAGCTCCGATACGCTAAAGAATCCTACGTTTAG